One Ovis aries strain OAR_USU_Benz2616 breed Rambouillet chromosome 24, ARS-UI_Ramb_v3.0, whole genome shotgun sequence genomic window, AAAGAGTAGCACCACCTCGCACCTCACCCTGCTCCCTCCTGGAATTCTCTGCCTTGTTAATACAATGTACTTTGTATAACTATCTTCCTTCCAGAGGAGAGCTTCCTAAACTGGCATTGCTGAGTAAAGGAGAATAAACCTTAATGGGGTACTTTAATGAGGAGTCACTAGCGGTAAATTCACATTTTCTGATGAAGGGGAACAGATAATGTATCTGCTATCATCTTTAATCACTACCCCCAAACAGCTACTCTTATTATCATGACATTTCATTGGATTTCCTTctagttgttgtgttttttttttctacacacacatacacatatactttgAAAAATAGTAAGGTCAGAGTGCATAGCTGAAAGATCAAGGGTAGGAGCAAAGTGGTCCTCCTGAGTGTGCCTTGGGTGAGTCATTTTATTTGTCTAAGCCAGTTTTCTCACCCGCACAATGGACATGATACCACCTACCTTGCAGAATTGGTAGATGGGTCAGTGATAATATAGCAAAGCATCTTCAGAGAGTCCCTAGCAAATAGTGAGCTTTCACTTGTTTGCTGTTGGCCATATTACTTCATATATTAGGTGCCTTACCTCAAGCCCAAAGTGTGTATTTGTGTTGATAAGGTAGAGTTCTGACTGAAAAGCTTGCTTCCACCCCTATCCCCCCAGGTTGCTTTTAACTCTGACAGAGGAAGAATTTTCTAAGGCTCCGTATACCATAGAAAGCAGCAGCCACCGAAGAGCTATCCTCATGGAGCTGGAGCGAGTGAAAGCCCTGGGCGTGAAGCCCCCCCAGAACCTCTGGGAATATAAGGTGAACACTTtcttaaatggaaaaagaaaaatactgagaaCAAGATAACAGTTATCTGTCTGCCCACTGCTCGCAGACAtggcagacacagctgaagcccCTGTCAAGCTGTGGATCCTTCCTGGGCCTGCTCTCCTGCTTGTGTTACGGGTGTGTCTCCACAGCACTAACATTCTAGATTTTGAACCTTAACCTAAGAGGCATGAAGTGAGCTGATGCTTCTGCAAGTAGCTTTTCTCTCTGGCCCCCATTTATCAGCATGACCATCTGTCCTCTCTCCCATTGATGGCCACTCTTTCTTAATCAGTGCTATACACAGgaatgggattactgggtcaCAAGTAATGCACGTCATCAACTTTACTCGATTCTGATAAATTGTTCTTCACTGGGTACCTCGTTCTCTTTTACAGGGAGAATCTAGGGAGTACCGTACTATAAGAGGAACACTCTATTTTTTAATAGTCATAGAATATCTGGAATACACAGACCTGTACCCTAAACAAGATATCATGGAGAAAACTAAATACAAATAACCAATTAAGTtgattgggggtgggggtaatGCTCACTGATAATTCTAGTACAAACTGAGACGACCCCCTGTGTTGTTCTCAACTCTGACATTGTCAAGGATGAGAACATTTCATAATAACACAAGCAAAGAGTCACTCATGTTTGCGGATCCTAAATTGGCGCCCTCTCTTTGGAGAGCAGTTTGTTACTAACTATTCAAATTTAAGCGGTACTTACTCTTTGATCTTCATCTCACTTCTTTGCATTGAGCGCACAGGCAGCATAGTGGTCTGATCAAGGAAGGACCCGGGAGCCTGACTCCTGGGCTCCTCgccattgattcttttttttttttttttttttttgacattgaatacatttttattgagcCTTTTAGTTTACAACATGAGGTAAAAGGCAAATCAGTTCTCTTTAAGTGATATTTTACACAActgtagtaaaatattttaaagttcaaGGGTTTATAATGGATTACATTTCTTAAAAGTTGCGGGATCAAGTAAACATATTCTAACTTGAATTTTCCAGTTGACTCTTCGCTTAACAATAGTAACCAGCTCTAACTAGATACATGAGTTTCTTCACGGCCATGTTTTATTGTTGAtggtttcttccatttcagtcaaTATCCACTAATTCCACTTCAAAAATAAGTTTTGCATTTGGTGGAATTTTGGCATCAGGCTGTCCTTTCTTTCCATAAGCCCATTCTGGTTCAATCTCCAGTCgagccttttctcctttactcatAGTCAAGAGTGcttcatcccaccctctgatAACTTTGCCTATCCCAACCTTAAAACTTAAAGGCttggcatttttcttcttctttgaacTCGTTTGAATATTAGTATCAAAAACAGTCCCGTCTTGTAGTGTTCCTGTATACCAGCAGTGAACAACATCTCCCTTTTTGGGAAAGttggttttatctccttttttaagaacagattttgtatattttggtggACCCTCATCCAGAGTCTCTTCAGACTTGGTTTCTTTGGGTTTATCTTCATTAAGCTTCACATTTTTCACCTGCTCAGACACTTTACTTATACTTTCAGTACCCTTGAAACGCTTACTTTCAAAAAGATGGTTATAGGCTGTAACCAAATGGTCCTTATTAGCTGTCTTGGCCACATTTTTAATGTTACCTAGTAATTTATGTTCTGCAAGAAACGAATCTGAACCGTGATCCTGCAGAAACTTGATAATGTCCTTCTTGGGCAGCTGCTCGCTGCGCAGCTGCTCCACGGTCCAGGCCCGCTGCGGAACGGCGGCCGCCATCTTCCCCCGCTGCCTCCGCTTTACTGAGCCGGCCCGCCTGGCTGCGGCATCGCCCCGCCCCAGGGGCGTGGCGCGAGTGCCCCTCGCCATTGATTCTTGAGGGGTGAAATAAGGTATGTGTTGCAGTGACATGGCTCCTGCAGGACACACTGGGAATGCCAGCACGACCCTGGGCCTCCTGGTCCCTTTTGCTTCTCAGCCAGTGACCTCAGAGAATCAGTGAGAGCTATACATTCGAGTCACAGAAACCACTGAACAAGATGTTGACGCCAGTATCACTGGCAGTCGCTCATGGAAAACAACCTCAGTGCCTATTGTTAGGAGCAAGTTGAGTAAATACAGCTCAGCCCCACTTGTAGCCATTACAAAGGCGGAGGTGACCTGGGGTGCGCTAACCAGAAAGGAGGCCCAAGTGCTATTgttaactgaaaacaaaaagcaCGTTAGAAAACCTACGTGTTTGTGTGGATCATAGATCTCTGGAAGGATACAAGGACTGCGAACAATGTTCTCACCTAGGGATTGCA contains:
- the LOC114110613 gene encoding peptidyl-prolyl cis-trans isomerase FKBP3-like translates to MSLQHIPYFTPQESMARGTRATPLGRGDAAARRAGSVKRRQRGKMAAAVPQRAWTVEQLRSEQLPKKDIIKFLQDHGSDSFLAEHKLLGNIKNVAKTANKDHLVTAYNHLFESKRFKGTESISKVSEQVKNVKLNEDKPKETKSEETLDEGPPKYTKSVLKKGDKTNFPKKGDVVHCWYTGTLQDGTVFDTNIQTSSKKKKNAKPLSFKVGIGKVIRGWDEALLTMSKGEKARLEIEPEWAYGKKGQPDAKIPPNAKLIFEVELVDID